A part of Thiomicrorhabdus sediminis genomic DNA contains:
- the petA gene encoding ubiquinol-cytochrome c reductase iron-sulfur subunit gives MSTEEQKASSVNLQRRKILTGATGVVGAAGATFLAVPFVSSWQPSEKARAAGAPVDADISQLQPGQMLTVEWRGKPVWIVRRTPAMLEALPTFDDNLRDPASDQSEQPEYCKNEARAINQEYLVVVGICTHLGCAPLYRPAIGSPDVGADWQGGFFCPCHGSRFDLAGRVFQSVPAPTNLEIPPHHYVSDSVIRVGEDPKEEGVA, from the coding sequence ATGTCGACAGAAGAACAAAAAGCATCAAGTGTGAACCTACAGCGCCGTAAAATCCTTACGGGTGCGACGGGTGTCGTAGGTGCCGCCGGCGCGACATTTTTGGCCGTGCCTTTTGTTAGCTCATGGCAGCCGAGTGAAAAAGCTCGTGCCGCTGGTGCGCCAGTAGATGCCGATATTAGTCAGCTTCAGCCTGGACAAATGCTAACCGTAGAGTGGCGTGGTAAACCTGTATGGATTGTACGCCGCACACCAGCTATGTTGGAAGCCTTGCCTACATTTGATGACAATTTACGTGATCCGGCTTCAGATCAGTCTGAACAGCCTGAATATTGTAAAAACGAAGCGCGTGCTATCAATCAAGAATACTTGGTTGTAGTCGGGATTTGTACTCATTTGGGTTGCGCTCCGCTATATCGTCCGGCAATTGGTTCTCCAGATGTCGGAGCTGACTGGCAGGGTGGTTTCTTCTGTCCGTGTCACGGTTCACGTTTTGATTTAGCCGGACGTGTATTCCAATCGGTGCCAGCACCGACAAACTTGGAAATCCCGCCACATCATTATGTTTCAGACAGCGTAATTCGCGTTGGTGAAGATCCTAAAGAAGAGGGCGTTGCCTAA
- a CDS encoding cytochrome b → MSLDNNQTQQKRGTLLEWFDERYPITATWNAHVGQYYAPKNFNFWYFFGSLALLVLVNQFVTGIWLTMSYKPSAAEAFNSVEYIMRDVEWGWLIRYMHSTGASAFFIVIYLHMTRALLYGSYKEPRELVWIIGMLLFLVLMAEAFMGYLLPWGQMSYWGAQVIISLFGAIPVIGPDLALWIRGDFIISDATLNRFFALHVIALPLVLLILVFMHIVALHQVGSNNPDGIEIKKVKNEQGLPKDGIPFHPYYSVKDTFGAVFFILLFAIVMFYAPEGGGYFIEAPNFEPANPLKTPDHIAPVWYFTPYYAILRAVPDKFLGVVAMGAAIVIMFALPWLDRCKVKSIRYRGMSYKILLTVFIVSFIVLGWLGTQPATPELTKLAQIFTSLYFLFFLVLPFTSKHEKTKPVPERVQ, encoded by the coding sequence ATGTCATTAGATAATAATCAGACACAGCAAAAGCGTGGCACTCTACTTGAGTGGTTTGATGAACGCTATCCAATTACTGCAACTTGGAATGCGCATGTTGGTCAATATTATGCGCCAAAAAATTTCAATTTCTGGTATTTCTTCGGTTCTTTAGCGCTATTGGTTTTAGTTAACCAGTTTGTCACCGGTATTTGGCTGACAATGAGCTATAAGCCAAGTGCTGCGGAAGCGTTTAACTCCGTTGAATATATTATGCGTGATGTTGAATGGGGTTGGTTGATTCGCTATATGCATTCCACCGGCGCTTCGGCATTCTTTATCGTTATCTATTTGCACATGACCCGTGCGTTGCTCTACGGTTCTTATAAGGAGCCGCGCGAGTTGGTGTGGATCATCGGTATGTTGTTATTCCTGGTGTTGATGGCTGAAGCCTTTATGGGGTATTTATTGCCTTGGGGGCAGATGTCATATTGGGGTGCTCAGGTAATCATTTCGTTATTCGGTGCAATTCCGGTCATAGGACCTGATTTGGCATTGTGGATCCGTGGTGACTTCATTATTTCCGATGCGACATTGAACCGCTTCTTTGCTCTGCACGTTATCGCGCTACCATTAGTATTGTTGATTTTAGTCTTCATGCATATCGTTGCGTTACATCAGGTCGGTTCTAACAACCCTGACGGTATCGAGATCAAAAAGGTCAAGAACGAGCAAGGGCTGCCTAAGGACGGTATTCCGTTCCACCCTTACTATTCGGTGAAAGATACTTTTGGCGCGGTGTTCTTCATTCTGCTGTTTGCCATTGTTATGTTCTACGCTCCAGAAGGTGGCGGTTACTTTATCGAGGCGCCAAACTTTGAACCGGCTAACCCATTAAAAACTCCTGACCATATTGCACCTGTTTGGTACTTCACTCCTTACTATGCAATCTTGCGTGCGGTTCCGGATAAATTCCTTGGGGTTGTTGCAATGGGTGCGGCTATTGTGATTATGTTCGCTTTGCCGTGGCTGGATCGCTGTAAGGTTAAGTCAATCCGCTATCGTGGTATGTCTTACAAGATATTGCTAACAGTGTTTATTGTCAGCTTTATCGTTTTGGGTTGGTTGGGTACTCAGCCGGCAACTCCAGAGTTGACTAAACTGGCACAGATCTTTACAAGTTTGTATTTCTTGTTCTTCCTAGTGTTGCCGTTTACATCGAAGCATGAAAAAACCAAGCCAGTTCCAGAGAGGGTGCAATAG
- a CDS encoding cytochrome c1 — MKKLLVLFSLFILQWTGTAQAAGGYAIELTPAENNLRDQQSLQRGAILFSNYCMACHSAKYMRYNRIARNLGWSDEEVVDKMAHGLNKVVDNVEKRMPDGIALKVLGADAPDLSLMGRLRGSDYVYTFLTGYYEDEKGNWNNHVLTGTAMPNVLEGIKRHSSEEDFQQVARDLTNFIEYIGEPSKVDRWDLAPKVIAFLLVLLLLTYLLKKEYWRDIKKH; from the coding sequence ATGAAAAAGTTATTAGTTTTATTTAGCTTGTTTATATTGCAGTGGACAGGAACTGCACAAGCCGCCGGTGGTTATGCAATTGAGCTAACGCCTGCGGAGAACAATCTGCGTGATCAGCAGTCGTTGCAGCGCGGTGCAATTTTGTTCTCGAACTATTGTATGGCTTGTCACTCGGCAAAATACATGCGTTACAACCGAATTGCTCGTAACCTGGGTTGGAGTGACGAAGAGGTTGTCGACAAGATGGCTCACGGCCTGAACAAGGTTGTCGATAATGTTGAAAAACGTATGCCCGATGGTATCGCTTTAAAAGTATTGGGTGCGGATGCTCCGGACCTTTCATTGATGGGTCGACTAAGAGGTAGTGATTATGTTTACACCTTCTTGACCGGCTATTACGAAGATGAAAAGGGTAACTGGAATAACCATGTGTTAACGGGTACTGCTATGCCTAACGTTTTGGAAGGCATTAAGCGTCACAGCAGTGAAGAAGATTTTCAGCAGGTTGCTCGTGATTTGACTAACTTTATCGAGTATATCGGTGAACCCTCAAAAGTGGATCGCTGGGATCTTGCACCGAAAGTGATTGCATTCCTGTTGGTGTTGCTGTTGCTGACATACTTGTTGAAAAAAGAGTATTGGCGTGACATTAAAAAACACTAA
- a CDS encoding FMN-binding glutamate synthase family protein, with protein MAAEMGWTSVILNWMAIAFILVVGLVIFLLVAFYFIDRFQNEHAIRHNYPVIGRFRYLLEYLGKFLRQYLFAPDQDEWPFNRAQRSWVYRAAKNLSTVESFGSTRNINHSGKLLFTNCAFPLLDKDMVSSPPMVIGENCKNPYRAESFFNISGMSYGALSKPAVTALSHGAKLACCWLNTGEGGISQYHLSGGCDLVAQIGTAKYGYRDKNGNLSNEKLREAAAHEQVRMFEIKLSQGAKPGKGGILPAAKVTEEIAIIRGIDQGEDSISPNRHPEIKDNASLLLMVHQIREVTCKPVGIKFVMGDHEWIAELCETMIEMGNDYIPDFITLDGGEGGTGSAPVSLMDDVGLPLAESLPIVVDALKYYGLRDRVRVIASGKLINPTMVAWALAMGADFINSARGFMFSLGCIQAMQCHKDTCPTGVTTHNPRLQSGLNPQLKSHRVANYHNNLVKEVASIAHSCGVSEPRQFSRHHVRKVQTVGRSKSMAELFPDIEETHPHKFFKGIKINHQ; from the coding sequence ATGGCTGCAGAAATGGGATGGACTTCGGTGATTTTAAACTGGATGGCAATCGCCTTTATATTGGTGGTCGGTCTGGTTATCTTCTTATTGGTGGCTTTTTACTTTATCGACCGCTTTCAAAACGAGCATGCCATTCGCCATAATTACCCGGTTATCGGTCGTTTTCGCTATCTGCTTGAGTACCTTGGTAAGTTTTTGCGCCAATACCTTTTCGCTCCCGACCAAGACGAATGGCCTTTTAACAGAGCGCAGCGCAGTTGGGTCTACCGCGCTGCAAAAAACCTCTCAACCGTCGAAAGTTTTGGTTCTACCCGTAATATCAACCACTCCGGTAAGTTACTGTTTACCAATTGCGCCTTTCCTTTATTGGATAAGGATATGGTGAGTTCGCCACCAATGGTGATAGGGGAAAATTGTAAGAATCCTTATCGCGCCGAATCCTTTTTTAATATTTCCGGTATGAGTTATGGCGCCCTGTCAAAACCAGCGGTGACGGCTTTGAGTCATGGCGCTAAATTGGCCTGCTGTTGGTTGAATACCGGTGAAGGGGGGATTTCTCAGTATCATTTATCCGGCGGTTGCGATTTGGTTGCCCAGATAGGTACAGCCAAATACGGTTATCGTGACAAAAATGGCAATCTCAGTAATGAGAAACTGCGTGAGGCGGCCGCGCATGAACAGGTGAGAATGTTTGAGATAAAACTGAGTCAGGGAGCCAAGCCGGGTAAAGGTGGTATTTTACCGGCAGCCAAGGTCACTGAAGAGATTGCTATTATTCGTGGTATCGACCAAGGTGAGGATTCTATCAGCCCTAACCGTCACCCTGAAATTAAAGATAATGCCAGCTTGTTATTGATGGTTCATCAGATTAGAGAGGTGACCTGCAAGCCGGTCGGCATTAAATTTGTGATGGGAGACCATGAATGGATCGCCGAGCTATGCGAAACCATGATTGAAATGGGCAATGATTACATTCCGGATTTTATTACTCTGGACGGTGGTGAAGGCGGTACCGGTTCGGCTCCGGTTTCATTAATGGATGATGTGGGTTTGCCCTTAGCGGAATCACTGCCGATAGTGGTTGATGCTTTAAAGTACTATGGCTTGCGAGACCGAGTTAGGGTGATTGCTTCCGGCAAGTTGATCAATCCGACGATGGTCGCTTGGGCATTGGCAATGGGAGCTGACTTTATCAACTCGGCACGCGGTTTCATGTTCTCCTTGGGTTGTATTCAGGCGATGCAGTGTCATAAAGATACTTGTCCAACCGGAGTCACGACTCATAACCCGCGCCTGCAAAGCGGTTTGAATCCGCAGTTAAAAAGTCATCGTGTCGCCAACTATCATAACAATCTGGTTAAGGAAGTGGCCTCAATCGCTCACTCATGCGGAGTTTCTGAGCCGCGTCAGTTCAGCCGTCATCATGTGCGTAAAGTGCAAACTGTCGGGCGTTCAAAATCGATGGCGGAATTATTTCCCGATATTGAAGAAACCCATCCCCATAAATTTTTCAAAGGCATTAAAATTAACCACCAATAA
- the radA gene encoding DNA repair protein RadA gives MAKQKTAYVCTDCGAEYSQWQGQCQSCKAWNTLKEIKLGAAKKSAKATVGYAGAADNEVQSLNQVDLAEVPRINTGMSELDRVLGGGIVPGSVVLIGGDPGVGKSSILLQVMCQLSTQMNALYVTGEESLQQVASRANRMQLPDDKLRLFTETDVEAIIDAAHKELPKVMVVDSIQTMQLADVSSAAGGVSQVRESAAFLTRFAKQNNIAVFLVGHVTKSGEVAGPRVLEHIVDTVVFLEGQSDSRFRTLRAIKNRFGAVNELGVFAMTEKGMKQIKNPSAIFLSRAEDSAPGSVVMVIWEGSRPLLVEIQALVDESPYGAPRRVTVGLDQNRLAMLLAVMHRHAGIQAADQDVYVNVVGGVKVAETSADLALLSAILSSMRGTALPQDLIVFGEVGLSGEIRPVPSGQERIIEAAKHGFKKAIVPISNVPKGGVAGMQIIGVKNLQQALDEL, from the coding sequence ATGGCAAAACAGAAAACCGCTTATGTATGCACCGATTGTGGTGCTGAATATTCTCAATGGCAGGGGCAGTGCCAGTCTTGTAAAGCTTGGAATACCTTAAAAGAGATTAAGTTAGGTGCGGCAAAGAAATCAGCCAAGGCTACTGTCGGTTACGCCGGAGCGGCAGATAACGAGGTCCAATCTTTAAATCAGGTTGACCTCGCGGAAGTACCGCGAATCAATACAGGTATGAGCGAATTGGACAGAGTCTTGGGCGGCGGTATCGTACCTGGTTCCGTTGTGCTGATTGGTGGTGATCCGGGAGTCGGTAAATCCTCTATTCTGTTACAAGTCATGTGTCAGCTCAGTACACAGATGAACGCCCTATATGTCACCGGTGAAGAATCGCTGCAGCAGGTTGCCAGTCGTGCCAATCGCATGCAGTTGCCTGATGATAAACTGCGCCTGTTTACCGAGACCGATGTTGAAGCCATTATTGATGCAGCGCACAAAGAATTACCCAAAGTCATGGTGGTGGATTCCATTCAGACCATGCAGTTAGCCGATGTTTCTAGTGCCGCGGGGGGCGTCTCGCAGGTAAGAGAGAGTGCTGCGTTTTTGACCCGCTTTGCCAAGCAGAACAATATCGCGGTGTTTTTGGTCGGTCATGTCACTAAATCCGGTGAGGTTGCCGGGCCAAGGGTGTTGGAGCATATTGTCGATACCGTTGTGTTTCTTGAGGGGCAGTCAGATAGCCGTTTTCGAACCCTGCGTGCGATTAAAAACCGTTTCGGTGCCGTCAATGAGCTGGGTGTTTTTGCCATGACCGAAAAGGGGATGAAGCAGATTAAAAACCCATCGGCTATTTTCCTTTCGCGCGCTGAGGACAGCGCGCCCGGTTCAGTGGTGATGGTCATTTGGGAAGGTTCGCGCCCATTGCTGGTGGAGATCCAGGCGCTGGTTGATGAATCGCCTTATGGGGCGCCGCGACGGGTCACGGTCGGTTTGGATCAGAATCGTTTGGCGATGCTGTTGGCGGTGATGCATCGTCATGCCGGGATCCAAGCGGCCGACCAAGATGTTTATGTCAATGTGGTCGGTGGCGTCAAGGTGGCCGAAACCAGCGCCGACTTGGCGTTATTGTCAGCCATTCTTTCCAGTATGAGAGGCACTGCCTTGCCGCAAGACTTGATTGTGTTTGGCGAAGTCGGTTTGTCCGGTGAGATTCGTCCTGTACCGAGTGGTCAGGAGCGTATTATTGAGGCGGCCAAACACGGTTTTAAAAAAGCAATTGTTCCTATCTCAAATGTGCCTAAAGGCGGGGTTGCCGGTATGCAAATAATCGGTGTAAAGAACCTGCAGCAAGCACTGGATGAGCTCTAG
- a CDS encoding OmpP1/FadL family transporter, with protein MKLKVLTAALVMGLATQAVQASGFALIEQSASAQGLSYAGAAANAEDTSVMWFNPAGLTEIESQQAILGGHVIAPKMAFENKNSSNGAAAIGANDNGATIGFIPNLYWKTSFDDIDFGLGINVPFGQHISYDEDWVGRYHATETDLKTLNINPAIAKRVNDKLSVGFGLNAQYVDITMEQKINQSAISVLLPDGNAKVTGSNWAFGYNLGLSYQASVQTSLALAYRSQITHDVNGKVRYRDLHAAVAATNYDAAATASVTLPATLTAALDHQLDNKTQILASATWTGWKAYDELVVDFANGADDSESNQNFKDSMRYALGMGYQMNGTTKLRAGIAYDESPVPNAASRSPRTPDIDRIWLSVGVGYKLADDMNLDLGYTHIFADKAAVNYAQTTALGTNTLNGEYDLAVDIFSAQLVWNY; from the coding sequence ATGAAATTAAAGGTTTTAACAGCGGCTTTGGTAATGGGGCTGGCAACTCAAGCGGTTCAGGCATCCGGATTTGCATTAATTGAACAGAGTGCGAGCGCTCAAGGTCTTTCATATGCGGGTGCGGCAGCCAATGCGGAAGATACCTCGGTAATGTGGTTTAATCCGGCAGGATTGACCGAAATCGAAAGTCAGCAAGCTATTTTGGGCGGCCACGTCATCGCCCCTAAAATGGCTTTTGAAAATAAAAACAGTAGCAATGGCGCTGCAGCCATTGGTGCAAATGATAATGGTGCCACGATTGGCTTTATTCCGAACCTTTATTGGAAAACAAGTTTTGACGATATCGATTTTGGCCTGGGTATCAATGTTCCGTTTGGCCAGCACATCTCTTATGATGAAGACTGGGTTGGTCGCTATCATGCGACAGAAACCGATCTGAAAACATTGAATATCAACCCTGCGATAGCTAAAAGAGTTAACGATAAACTCTCGGTTGGTTTTGGCCTGAATGCCCAATATGTGGACATAACTATGGAGCAAAAAATCAATCAATCCGCTATTAGCGTTTTATTACCAGATGGCAATGCAAAGGTAACGGGTTCAAATTGGGCTTTTGGTTATAACCTTGGTTTGAGTTATCAGGCTTCTGTACAAACAAGCCTTGCATTGGCATATCGTTCACAAATTACCCATGATGTAAATGGGAAAGTACGTTATCGTGACTTGCATGCAGCAGTTGCAGCAACTAATTATGACGCGGCGGCAACGGCGTCGGTGACTTTACCGGCAACCTTGACGGCCGCTTTAGATCACCAGCTGGATAATAAAACGCAAATTCTGGCCAGTGCGACTTGGACAGGCTGGAAGGCTTATGATGAGTTGGTGGTCGACTTTGCCAATGGCGCGGATGATTCCGAGTCGAATCAAAACTTCAAAGATTCAATGCGTTATGCATTGGGTATGGGGTATCAGATGAACGGTACAACCAAGTTGCGTGCCGGTATCGCCTATGATGAAAGCCCTGTGCCAAATGCTGCAAGCCGTTCTCCACGAACACCTGATATAGACCGTATTTGGTTATCAGTTGGTGTCGGTTACAAGTTGGCTGATGATATGAATTTGGATCTGGGCTATACCCATATTTTTGCCGATAAAGCGGCTGTTAACTATGCGCAAACGACAGCATTAGGTACCAATACTTTAAATGGCGAATATGATTTGGCGGTGGATATTTTCAGTGCACAATTGGTATGGAATTATTAA
- a CDS encoding DoxX family protein — MKSIDWKSTLLLPQQLLDQSCQLSGLASLALRLYLFPIFWLAGTNKLNHFNEIVAWFGPNGLDYPLPLLMASLATTAELAGSVLLLLGLATRWATIPLMITMIVAAVTVHWQHGWQAVHDTMSPWSTAATGEAMQRLEMAKSLLQEYGNYQWLTEYGHFIISNNGIEWAATYFIMLLSLFFLGGGKYVSMDYWIRKHFMPE, encoded by the coding sequence ATGAAATCCATTGACTGGAAATCCACATTACTTTTACCGCAACAACTGCTGGATCAATCGTGCCAGTTAAGCGGATTGGCATCTCTCGCTTTAAGGCTTTATCTGTTTCCCATCTTCTGGTTAGCGGGCACGAATAAACTCAACCACTTTAATGAAATTGTCGCCTGGTTTGGCCCAAATGGATTGGATTACCCGTTGCCATTATTGATGGCTAGTCTTGCAACCACAGCGGAATTAGCCGGTTCGGTTCTGCTACTTTTAGGGCTCGCCACCCGCTGGGCAACGATCCCGCTAATGATTACGATGATTGTCGCCGCCGTCACCGTGCACTGGCAACATGGTTGGCAGGCGGTTCACGACACCATGTCGCCCTGGTCGACTGCTGCCACAGGCGAAGCCATGCAACGTTTGGAAATGGCAAAAAGTCTTTTACAGGAATATGGCAACTATCAATGGCTCACAGAATATGGCCACTTTATTATCAGCAATAACGGCATAGAATGGGCAGCAACCTATTTTATTATGCTGCTGTCATTATTCTTTCTGGGAGGCGGTAAATACGTCAGCATGGATTACTGGATTAGAAAACACTTTATGCCCGAATAA
- a CDS encoding PAS domain-containing hybrid sensor histidine kinase/response regulator, whose amino-acid sequence MSSQNAFLQNAIDFYQHLPIATILFAPSDEGECQVAWQNTAATQIFTSLELADYPLLKLELLDCLAKNKVCSFHFEFDETDGFGSFQCTAIPDGDQVLVQWIKQTKTLNSFNQSTSSTDAERLLKSLDIGLFEWHIDNDFIELNAKAERFLGRWNYAKGANFAALLESIDSNDQQAVKDAVEEHLSSRWPLNVTFSTTSEDGHRLWLNMTGFAEWEGDEPVRLYGSLVDVTDNFSMRQQLKHREMFIEQLIDALPISIFVKDSLGCYKFFNKYAETLSGKMKSQVIGRTDFEIFPPEEAFKRHQHDQNILQQGSLQLLERSYNLENKDIWVLVGSAPMEVRQNSGQLENWLLNFALDITERKHMEEDLKKERNKAEQAAKAKTDFLSVMSHEIRTPLNSVIGNAGLLLSEDLAEDIAKPIEMIKRSGEHLLYLINDILDFNRLEAGKVELEKSPFRLRQQVDTIMEMSMTNAKLKKLQLVSDIAEPLAEFYIGDEGRLRQILLNLVSNAIKFTEQGSVTITVENIERGVRFEITDTGIGIAESAIPKLFSEFSQADSSTSRKFGGSGLGLSICKKLVEAMGGNIGVQSQLNSGTTFWFELPLLPASDKDVASKQESTEDVAPKRALKVLVAEDNAANQFLIRAVLEKFGHQVKVVENGLLAYESVQQDDYDLVLMDMQMPEMDGLQSTQNIRMLEGSFANIPIIALTANTHESDYEAVMAAGMNDFITKPIHLPTLQKILAKWST is encoded by the coding sequence ATGTCATCGCAAAATGCCTTTTTACAAAACGCTATAGATTTTTATCAGCATCTGCCTATCGCTACCATCTTGTTTGCTCCAAGTGATGAGGGGGAGTGCCAGGTTGCGTGGCAGAATACTGCTGCAACTCAGATATTCACTTCACTAGAATTGGCCGATTACCCGTTACTAAAGCTGGAATTGCTCGACTGTCTGGCAAAAAATAAAGTCTGCAGTTTTCATTTTGAGTTTGATGAAACCGATGGTTTCGGCAGTTTTCAGTGTACCGCCATTCCGGATGGTGATCAGGTTCTGGTGCAGTGGATTAAACAGACAAAAACGCTGAATTCTTTTAATCAATCTACGAGTTCAACCGATGCGGAAAGATTGCTGAAATCACTTGATATCGGTTTGTTTGAATGGCATATCGATAATGACTTTATCGAATTGAATGCTAAAGCGGAACGTTTTTTAGGGCGCTGGAATTATGCCAAAGGAGCTAATTTCGCAGCACTGCTGGAGAGTATCGATAGTAATGATCAGCAAGCTGTTAAAGATGCGGTGGAAGAGCATTTAAGTAGTCGGTGGCCGTTAAATGTGACCTTTAGCACCACGAGTGAAGATGGGCATAGATTATGGCTTAATATGACCGGTTTTGCCGAATGGGAAGGTGATGAGCCGGTTCGCTTGTATGGCAGTCTGGTGGATGTGACCGATAATTTCAGTATGCGCCAGCAACTCAAGCATCGCGAGATGTTTATCGAGCAGTTGATCGATGCTCTACCTATCAGTATTTTTGTCAAGGATTCTTTGGGTTGTTACAAGTTCTTTAATAAATATGCCGAAACCCTGAGCGGGAAAATGAAAAGCCAAGTGATCGGTCGAACCGATTTTGAAATTTTTCCGCCGGAAGAGGCATTCAAACGCCATCAACACGACCAAAATATTCTCCAGCAAGGTTCTCTACAATTGCTTGAACGCTCTTATAACCTGGAGAATAAAGATATTTGGGTATTGGTTGGCTCAGCTCCTATGGAGGTTCGTCAGAACAGCGGCCAGCTGGAAAATTGGCTGCTTAATTTTGCGCTTGATATTACCGAGCGTAAGCACATGGAAGAAGATCTCAAAAAGGAGCGTAATAAAGCCGAGCAGGCCGCTAAGGCAAAGACCGATTTCCTTTCGGTGATGTCGCATGAAATTCGTACCCCGTTAAATTCGGTTATCGGTAATGCCGGTTTATTGCTCAGTGAAGATCTTGCCGAGGATATCGCCAAACCGATAGAGATGATTAAGCGTTCGGGGGAACATCTGCTTTATCTGATTAACGATATTCTCGATTTCAACCGTTTGGAAGCCGGTAAGGTCGAATTGGAAAAATCGCCTTTCCGTTTAAGGCAGCAGGTCGATACCATTATGGAAATGTCGATGACCAATGCCAAGCTGAAGAAACTGCAGCTCGTTTCAGATATTGCCGAGCCCTTGGCTGAATTCTATATTGGCGATGAAGGGAGGCTAAGACAGATTTTGCTGAACCTAGTGAGTAATGCGATCAAGTTCACCGAACAAGGGAGTGTGACAATCACTGTTGAAAATATCGAGCGTGGCGTGCGTTTCGAAATTACCGATACCGGAATCGGTATTGCCGAAAGTGCCATTCCCAAGTTGTTTTCCGAGTTTTCTCAAGCGGATAGTTCTACATCGCGTAAATTTGGCGGCAGTGGTCTTGGTTTATCGATTTGCAAAAAACTGGTCGAGGCTATGGGAGGCAACATTGGCGTGCAGAGTCAACTCAATAGTGGGACGACATTTTGGTTTGAACTACCGCTCTTGCCGGCGTCGGATAAAGATGTTGCCAGTAAGCAGGAGTCGACCGAAGATGTGGCGCCAAAGCGTGCCTTAAAGGTTTTGGTCGCAGAAGATAACGCAGCCAATCAATTCTTGATTAGAGCGGTTTTAGAAAAGTTCGGTCATCAGGTCAAGGTGGTGGAAAACGGCCTGTTAGCATATGAATCGGTGCAGCAGGATGATTACGATTTGGTTTTGATGGATATGCAGATGCCGGAAATGGATGGTCTGCAGTCCACCCAGAATATCCGTATGCTTGAAGGTTCGTTTGCCAATATTCCGATTATCGCCTTAACGGCGAATACTCATGAATCTGACTATGAAGCGGTAATGGCGGCAGGGATGAATGACTTTATTACTAAGCCGATTCATCTGCCTACTTTACAGAAAATTCTGGCTAAATGGAGCACGTAA
- a CDS encoding inositol monophosphatase family protein, with product MTDFQHPFTEDSEWKKLLSGIATLAKQEVLSRFEKVSVETKSDGSLLTEADTEMQRKTEDFLQQNWPQYAFLGEEMDDASQNAAINSENGCWILDPVDGTSNFAIGVPFYAVALALMVKGEVVAGLVYDPSRDEMFSARLSQGAFLNDKRLKAQTAKQTLKQCSGIIDFKRLSAEMATKIAVECPYSSQRSFGSVALDWCWIATGRGQIYLHGAQNIWDYASGFLILNEAGGHSCTLDNEQVLVAKVGKRSAVAATDKKLFDQWQSYLGIA from the coding sequence ATGACTGATTTTCAACACCCTTTTACCGAAGACTCCGAATGGAAAAAACTGCTTAGCGGTATTGCCACGCTTGCCAAACAGGAGGTGTTATCTCGTTTTGAAAAAGTCAGTGTTGAAACCAAATCAGACGGTTCGCTTTTGACCGAAGCCGATACCGAAATGCAACGTAAAACCGAAGATTTCCTGCAACAGAACTGGCCACAATACGCTTTTTTAGGCGAAGAAATGGACGATGCCAGCCAAAACGCGGCAATTAACAGCGAAAACGGCTGCTGGATTCTCGATCCGGTTGATGGCACCAGCAATTTCGCCATCGGCGTGCCTTTTTACGCGGTGGCTCTTGCCTTGATGGTTAAGGGCGAAGTGGTGGCCGGCCTAGTCTATGATCCAAGCCGTGATGAAATGTTCAGCGCACGCCTCTCTCAAGGCGCTTTTCTGAATGATAAGCGTCTCAAGGCACAAACGGCGAAACAAACACTAAAACAATGCAGTGGCATTATCGACTTTAAGCGTCTGTCGGCTGAAATGGCGACAAAAATCGCCGTGGAATGCCCATATTCTTCACAACGTAGTTTCGGTTCGGTAGCACTGGATTGGTGTTGGATTGCTACCGGGCGCGGCCAAATTTATCTGCATGGTGCCCAGAACATCTGGGATTACGCTTCCGGCTTTTTGATTCTTAATGAAGCCGGTGGGCACAGCTGCACACTGGATAATGAACAGGTACTGGTGGCCAAGGTAGGCAAGCGTTCAGCGGTTGCCGCCACCGACAAAAAACTATTTGATCAATGGCAAAGCTATTTAGGCATCGCTTAA